One Panicum virgatum strain AP13 chromosome 9K, P.virgatum_v5, whole genome shotgun sequence genomic region harbors:
- the LOC120650151 gene encoding uncharacterized protein LOC120650151: MEIESVKCECCGLREDCTLDYIASVRASFHGQWLCGLCCEAVRDEACRKKAQPGVEEAVRAHMAFCKMFKSNPAVRVADGMRQMLRRRSGDMSKPESAKKYSTSQVGDESSVTLY, from the coding sequence ATGGAGATAGAGTcggtaaagtgtgagtgctgcGGCCTGAGGGAGGACTGCACCCTGGACTACATTGCCAGCGTCAGAGCAAGCTTCCACGGCCAATGGCTGTGTGGGCTGTGCTGTGAGGCAGTCCGGGATGAGGCGTGCAGGAAGAAGGCTCAGCCAGGCGTGGAGGAGGCAGTGAGGGCTCACATGGCGTTCTGCAAGATGTTCAAGTCAAACCCCGCTGTCCGGGTGGCTGACGGAATGCGGCAGATGCTCCGGAGGCGGTCCGGTGACATGTCGAAGCCAGAATCAGCCAAGAAGTACAGCACCTCGCAGGTTGGAGATGAATCATCGGTGACACTGTATTGA